The following proteins are co-located in the Acidimicrobiia bacterium genome:
- a CDS encoding RNA polymerase sigma factor: MTDEARVEQFRLLYDAGYPRIVAYALRRARSQDEAYDIVGDTFMTAWRRIDDMPPEHARIPWLYGIARRVLSNHYRSTDRRRRLAERFQTETPAKSSASEDGPEVVRVALGRLRPDDREILTLATWDDLTNEEIAVALDITAATVALRLHRARGRLAKELARLGYAPEGKHEVQSAEGSRTLNAVNGIDAVPIEEAET; this comes from the coding sequence ATGACCGACGAAGCTCGTGTAGAACAATTCCGCTTGTTGTATGACGCCGGATATCCTCGGATTGTGGCCTACGCACTGCGGCGAGCCCGTTCCCAGGACGAGGCATACGACATCGTCGGGGATACTTTCATGACGGCCTGGCGTCGCATTGACGACATGCCGCCGGAACACGCACGGATCCCCTGGCTGTACGGGATTGCCCGCCGCGTGCTCTCGAATCACTATCGCTCCACTGATCGACGACGGCGCCTTGCCGAGCGGTTTCAGACAGAAACTCCCGCCAAATCGTCGGCCTCGGAGGACGGACCCGAAGTTGTCCGAGTCGCCCTCGGCCGGCTCAGGCCGGACGACCGGGAGATCCTCACCCTGGCAACGTGGGACGACTTGACGAACGAGGAGATCGCCGTGGCCCTTGACATCACGGCGGCAACGGTAGCGTTGCGCCTTCATCGGGCACGCGGGCGGCTGGCCAAGGAACTTGCCAGGCTGGGATATGCCCCAGAAGGGAAACATGAAGTGCAATCTGCCGAGGGGAGCCGGACACTTAACGCAGTGAACGGCATCGACGCAGTACCGATCGAGGAGGCCGAGACATGA